One genomic region from Muriicola soli encodes:
- a CDS encoding RagB/SusD family nutrient uptake outer membrane protein, giving the protein MKIIQKYKAIGGLALLILFGAVITACSFDEQVDPNRPSLAGVLTDASQNQLNNLVVGVESAMRNSLAIQTTGSGTMARELYLFDADPRNTQDLLGANGISLDNNSFYSTAPWGGRYVSIKNANILLESVENTEQVTDTQKAGYRGYAKTIIAFELIEVLKSYNRARIDVADPDNLGPILEFDAALTAVRSLLDEALTDLNGAGAEFAFPLAGFSGFDTPSGFAEFNRAVAAVAAVYAGDGNAALTALSNSYFDLAGDLTIGPKHVYSLDSGDFTNGLFKIPDNNGDQIIVHPSFIAEAEAGDTRVDNKTLIRANPTTQDGLSGDFQTALYASNISPIDMLRNEELVLVYAEANILANDLFEAEDAINVIRNSASLPVYSGALTAEALTTEMLNQRRYSLWCENHRMFDLRRYNLSNTLPIDRAGDQIFNTLPVPLSEND; this is encoded by the coding sequence ATGAAAATTATACAGAAATATAAAGCAATAGGAGGTTTAGCACTTTTGATACTCTTTGGTGCTGTAATCACCGCTTGTTCTTTTGATGAACAAGTTGATCCTAACAGACCTAGTCTGGCCGGGGTCCTGACCGACGCTTCACAGAATCAGCTGAATAATCTGGTTGTAGGAGTTGAATCAGCTATGCGTAATTCGCTGGCGATACAAACAACGGGTTCCGGAACCATGGCAAGGGAGTTGTACCTCTTTGATGCAGATCCCAGGAACACACAGGATTTACTCGGTGCGAATGGGATTTCACTAGACAATAACTCTTTTTATTCAACGGCTCCATGGGGAGGCCGGTACGTTTCTATCAAGAATGCTAACATTCTTTTAGAGTCTGTAGAGAACACAGAACAGGTGACCGATACTCAAAAAGCGGGATACAGAGGTTATGCTAAGACCATAATCGCCTTTGAGCTGATCGAGGTTTTAAAATCTTATAACCGCGCACGGATAGACGTGGCCGATCCGGACAACCTAGGACCTATTTTGGAATTTGATGCGGCACTGACGGCTGTGAGATCCTTGCTGGATGAAGCTTTAACTGATCTCAATGGGGCAGGGGCAGAATTTGCGTTCCCCCTTGCCGGTTTCTCTGGCTTTGATACTCCTAGTGGCTTTGCAGAATTCAACAGAGCTGTTGCTGCTGTTGCCGCTGTATATGCCGGAGACGGAAATGCAGCTTTGACTGCACTTTCAAATTCCTATTTTGATCTCGCAGGCGATCTGACTATCGGGCCCAAGCACGTTTATAGTCTGGATAGTGGGGACTTTACCAACGGACTCTTTAAGATCCCGGATAACAACGGAGACCAGATCATTGTGCATCCTTCGTTTATTGCCGAAGCTGAAGCAGGAGACACCCGTGTAGACAACAAAACGCTGATACGGGCCAATCCTACAACCCAGGACGGATTGTCAGGGGATTTTCAAACGGCTTTGTACGCCTCAAATATATCTCCTATCGATATGTTGCGGAATGAGGAATTGGTCCTGGTATATGCCGAGGCTAATATTTTGGCAAATGATCTTTTTGAGGCAGAAGATGCTATAAATGTGATCAGAAATTCTGCTTCTTTGCCCGTGTATTCCGGAGCATTGACTGCAGAGGCACTAACTACAGAGATGTTGAATCAGAGACGCTATTCTCTCTGGTGTGAAAATCACAGGATGTTTGATTTGAGAAGGTATAACCTTTCCAATACGCTGCCCATTGACAGAGCAGGAGATCAAATATTCAATACTTTACCGGTACCCTTATCGGAAAATGATTAA
- the aspS gene encoding aspartate--tRNA ligase, giving the protein MYRTHTCGELGEKDVKSDVVLSGWVQKVRDKGFVVWVDLRDRYGITQLVFDEERTPAELLAEARKLGREFVIQIEGEVIERASKNPQLQTGDIEILVKKLKVLNQALVPPFTIEDETDGGTDLRMKYRYLDIRRRPVKDNLIFRSKVTMEVRKYLSEQGFIEVETPYLIKSTPEGARDFVVPSRMNPGQFYALPQSPQTFKQLLMVGGLDKYFQIVKCFRDEDLRADRQPEFTQIDCEMAFVEQEDVLNAFEGLTRHLLKEIAGVEVDTFPRITYDEAMKTYGNDKPDIRFGMQFAELNPIAQNKEFQVFNSAELVVGIAVPGGASYSRKEIDGIIEWLKRPQIGAKGMVYVKCNEDGSYKSSVDKFYDQEDLQKWAVATGAEKGDLICVLSGDTDVTRTQLSALRMEMAEQLGLRNPSEFAPLWVVDFPLLEKDEETGDYHAMHHPFTSPKPGQLELLDTDPDAVRANAYDLVLNGNEIGGGSIRIHDKNVQSVMFRHLGFSEEEAKAQFGFLMDAFQYGAPPHGGIAFGLDRLVAILGGQETIRDFIAFPKNNSGRDVMIDAPAAIDEVQLEELNLRLREK; this is encoded by the coding sequence ATGTATAGAACTCATACTTGCGGAGAGTTAGGAGAAAAGGATGTTAAGTCGGATGTTGTCCTCAGCGGATGGGTACAAAAAGTCCGCGACAAAGGGTTTGTGGTTTGGGTAGATTTACGAGATCGTTACGGGATTACCCAATTGGTTTTTGACGAAGAAAGAACTCCAGCCGAATTACTGGCTGAGGCAAGGAAACTCGGTCGCGAATTTGTGATTCAAATCGAGGGAGAGGTCATTGAAAGAGCGTCTAAAAATCCTCAACTTCAGACCGGAGATATTGAAATCCTCGTCAAAAAATTAAAGGTATTAAATCAGGCATTAGTCCCACCTTTTACCATTGAAGATGAAACCGATGGAGGAACAGACCTGCGCATGAAATACCGTTACCTCGATATTCGCCGAAGACCTGTAAAAGACAATCTTATCTTTCGCAGTAAGGTAACCATGGAGGTCAGAAAATACCTTTCTGAACAAGGGTTTATTGAGGTGGAGACCCCATATCTGATCAAATCAACTCCGGAAGGAGCGCGAGATTTTGTGGTTCCAAGCAGAATGAATCCGGGACAATTCTACGCCTTGCCCCAGTCCCCCCAGACTTTTAAACAGCTTCTGATGGTTGGCGGACTGGATAAATATTTTCAGATCGTAAAATGCTTCAGGGATGAGGATCTCAGAGCCGACAGACAGCCTGAGTTTACCCAAATTGATTGCGAGATGGCCTTTGTGGAACAAGAAGATGTTCTGAATGCTTTTGAAGGCCTAACCCGGCATTTGCTCAAAGAAATAGCCGGAGTGGAAGTGGATACCTTTCCAAGGATAACCTATGACGAGGCGATGAAGACGTATGGCAATGATAAACCCGATATCCGATTCGGGATGCAATTTGCAGAATTGAATCCGATTGCTCAAAACAAGGAATTTCAGGTATTCAATTCGGCCGAATTGGTCGTGGGTATTGCTGTTCCGGGAGGTGCTTCGTATTCCAGAAAAGAGATAGACGGCATAATCGAATGGCTTAAAAGGCCTCAGATTGGAGCCAAAGGGATGGTCTATGTAAAGTGCAATGAAGACGGTAGCTATAAGTCTTCTGTCGATAAATTTTACGATCAGGAAGACCTTCAGAAATGGGCGGTGGCCACGGGAGCCGAAAAGGGAGATCTTATTTGTGTTCTTTCCGGCGACACAGATGTTACCCGTACCCAGCTCAGTGCCCTTCGCATGGAAATGGCAGAACAACTAGGCCTGCGGAATCCTTCCGAATTTGCCCCCTTATGGGTGGTCGATTTCCCTCTCCTGGAAAAGGATGAGGAAACGGGAGACTATCACGCCATGCATCACCCATTTACTTCTCCAAAACCGGGTCAGCTGGAGTTGCTTGATACAGATCCCGATGCCGTTAGGGCAAATGCCTATGACCTGGTCCTTAACGGCAACGAAATTGGAGGAGGATCCATCAGGATACACGATAAAAATGTTCAAAGCGTGATGTTCCGGCATTTGGGATTCTCTGAAGAGGAAGCGAAGGCCCAGTTTGGATTTCTAATGGATGCTTTTCAATACGGTGCTCCTCCCCATGGAGGTATTGCTTTTGGGCTCGACCGCCTGGTGGCCATTTTAGGAGGTCAGGAAACCATAAGGGATTTTATCGCCTTTCCTAAAAACAACAGCGGAAGGGACGTGATGATAGATGCTCCGGCTGCTATTGATGAAGTACAACTCGAGGAGCTGAATCTGCGCCTCAGAGAAAAGTAA
- a CDS encoding efflux RND transporter permease subunit: MSRQQKNADKEFRLSSWAIDNPSVVYVMIAIFLYLGYTSYMELPREDFPEVVETKVYISTPYPGNTAEDVERLITDPLEDRIKNVSNLVELTSTSQEDYSIITAEFDEDITVEEAKQKVKDEVDVEKASEDWPLFNGAKVEPNIFDLNLAEQIPIININFTGDYPVEKLKEYAEYLEEKIEDLPQVKEVDIRGAQEKEVEVAVDVYKMMASKVSFQDVLQAISNGNMTMSAGNLKTINQRRTIRILGEIEEPDELNNFVVKSENGAIYLKDIAKVTFDEKDKTTYAREFGDNVVMLDVKKRSGRNTIEAINDIKQLVKEAEENYYPKNLTLTLANDSSGRTLGQVDDLVNNIIFGIILVVTVLMFFLGFRNALFVGFAIPMSMFMSFVILSSLGFTLNTMILFGLIMGLGMLVDNGVVVVENVYRLMEQEGMSRIEAAKKGIGEIAFPIIISTLTTVAAFVPLGLWPGIFGQFMIYFPITLSVVLGSSLFVAIFMNSMLVSRFMEVGDKELSRKQLIKTTSILTGFGLFILIFGGSMRGLGSVMILTAILFWAYKYGIKKWSNKFQRTALVRFENFYERQIKFSLRGKNVYWFAGITVLLLISTIMLFGLSLGSGRTKVEFFPDNTPNEVNVYIEYPQGTAIEKTNELTKDIEKRVYAIANKPKYTDGDYNFLLSSGVSQVGEGAGNPYTDGGSSAEMPHRGKITLSMREFKYRNGIDSEGLRKDIQDNLIGIYPGVSISVEKDAVGPPSGYPINIELEGKDYDVLINTAENIRNFINRKNIAGIEELKIDVNKGKPSMNVQVDREKAGELGVSVGQVGQQLRRSLFGEKAGVYKLDGEDYDINVRFKEDLRYDKSALFNQNIIFRDQATGQIREIPVSAVASQKNTSSFSAIKHRDNKRVVTVYSGLKPGFSDAGAIVAEIQKEMENFEDLPADVQLDFTGQIEEQNKQMQFLVGAFFTGLGLIMLILIFQFGGISKPAIIMTAIFLSFIGVFGGLMLTGWPFVIMMTMMGIIALAGIVVNNGVVLLDYTQILIDRKKVKLGIDEYNLLPLEDVTEAIVKGGKARLRPVILTAVTTVLGLIPLAVGLNIDFFSLFSTGDPRIYVGGDNVIFWGPLAWTVIFGLIIATFLTLIIVPVLFNITYRIKLFFRKDKVVNLNKIETDVAA, translated from the coding sequence ATGAGCAGACAACAAAAAAATGCCGATAAGGAATTCAGGTTATCTTCCTGGGCCATTGACAATCCATCTGTGGTCTATGTGATGATCGCAATCTTTCTCTATTTAGGGTATACTTCCTATATGGAACTGCCGAGGGAAGATTTTCCTGAAGTAGTAGAGACCAAGGTTTATATCAGTACTCCTTATCCCGGAAATACGGCGGAGGATGTGGAGCGATTGATCACTGATCCCCTTGAAGACCGAATAAAAAATGTGAGCAACCTTGTTGAACTCACTTCAACTTCTCAGGAGGATTACAGTATCATTACTGCCGAATTTGACGAGGATATTACGGTTGAAGAAGCCAAACAAAAGGTAAAGGACGAGGTGGATGTTGAAAAAGCCAGCGAAGATTGGCCATTATTCAATGGAGCTAAGGTAGAGCCCAATATTTTTGATCTCAACCTCGCTGAACAAATTCCTATCATAAATATCAACTTCACAGGAGACTATCCGGTTGAAAAACTCAAGGAGTATGCAGAATATCTCGAGGAAAAGATAGAAGACCTGCCTCAGGTAAAAGAAGTTGATATCCGCGGAGCACAAGAAAAGGAAGTTGAAGTCGCTGTAGATGTCTATAAAATGATGGCATCCAAAGTGAGTTTCCAGGATGTTCTTCAGGCGATTTCAAATGGAAATATGACGATGTCTGCCGGTAATCTAAAGACCATCAATCAAAGGCGAACAATTCGAATTTTGGGAGAAATAGAGGAGCCTGATGAGCTTAACAACTTTGTGGTTAAATCTGAGAACGGAGCTATTTATCTTAAGGACATCGCAAAGGTGACCTTTGATGAAAAGGACAAGACTACCTATGCACGTGAATTCGGTGACAATGTGGTTATGCTTGATGTTAAAAAGAGATCAGGACGAAATACTATAGAGGCCATCAACGATATTAAGCAATTGGTGAAAGAGGCAGAAGAAAACTATTATCCAAAGAATCTGACCCTTACCCTTGCCAACGATTCCTCAGGCAGGACCCTAGGACAGGTAGACGACCTGGTTAATAACATCATATTCGGGATTATTCTCGTTGTAACGGTACTGATGTTCTTTTTGGGCTTTAGAAATGCCTTGTTTGTCGGTTTTGCGATTCCAATGTCCATGTTTATGTCATTTGTGATATTATCATCCCTCGGATTTACACTGAATACCATGATACTGTTCGGGCTTATTATGGGTCTTGGGATGTTGGTGGATAACGGGGTTGTAGTGGTTGAGAATGTCTACCGCCTTATGGAACAGGAAGGGATGTCGAGGATCGAGGCTGCCAAAAAGGGAATCGGAGAGATTGCATTTCCGATCATAATATCTACCCTTACCACGGTTGCCGCATTCGTCCCACTTGGCTTATGGCCGGGTATCTTCGGACAGTTTATGATCTATTTCCCCATTACTCTTTCTGTTGTTTTGGGATCTTCCCTCTTCGTGGCCATTTTTATGAATTCCATGCTGGTTTCGCGCTTTATGGAAGTTGGCGACAAAGAACTATCCCGAAAGCAACTGATCAAAACAACTTCTATCCTTACGGGCTTCGGTCTGTTTATCCTGATCTTCGGTGGAAGTATGAGAGGTTTGGGAAGTGTAATGATTTTGACGGCTATCTTATTCTGGGCCTATAAATACGGAATTAAAAAATGGTCCAACAAATTTCAGAGGACCGCTCTTGTTCGTTTTGAAAACTTTTACGAGCGGCAGATCAAATTCTCCCTCAGAGGTAAAAATGTATACTGGTTCGCCGGGATTACCGTGCTATTACTTATCAGTACTATTATGTTGTTTGGCCTTTCTCTCGGCAGCGGGCGTACAAAGGTCGAATTCTTTCCGGATAATACCCCCAATGAAGTAAATGTATACATTGAATATCCGCAAGGAACGGCAATAGAAAAGACCAATGAATTAACCAAAGACATTGAAAAACGCGTCTATGCCATCGCGAACAAGCCTAAATACACTGATGGCGACTATAATTTTCTCTTATCTTCAGGTGTTTCACAGGTAGGTGAAGGTGCGGGAAATCCGTATACTGACGGTGGCTCTTCTGCCGAAATGCCCCATCGGGGGAAAATTACCCTCTCCATGCGGGAATTTAAATATCGCAATGGGATAGATTCCGAGGGGCTTCGTAAGGACATACAGGACAATCTTATCGGGATTTATCCCGGGGTATCCATTTCTGTAGAAAAGGATGCCGTTGGCCCTCCATCAGGGTATCCTATCAACATTGAACTGGAAGGAAAAGATTATGACGTATTGATCAACACTGCTGAGAACATTCGAAATTTCATCAATAGAAAGAACATTGCCGGAATCGAAGAGCTGAAGATCGATGTCAATAAGGGCAAGCCTTCCATGAATGTGCAGGTAGACCGTGAAAAGGCAGGGGAACTCGGTGTTAGTGTTGGGCAGGTAGGACAACAGTTACGGCGTTCTCTCTTTGGGGAAAAAGCCGGAGTGTACAAGCTAGACGGAGAGGATTACGACATCAACGTGCGTTTTAAAGAAGACCTGAGATATGACAAGAGTGCCCTCTTTAATCAGAATATCATCTTCAGGGATCAGGCTACAGGTCAGATCAGGGAAATCCCTGTATCTGCAGTGGCAAGTCAAAAAAATACCTCTTCTTTTAGCGCCATCAAACACCGTGATAATAAGCGGGTTGTTACGGTCTATTCCGGACTAAAACCCGGTTTCTCAGATGCCGGAGCCATAGTTGCGGAAATTCAAAAAGAAATGGAGAATTTTGAGGACTTGCCTGCTGATGTCCAATTAGATTTTACAGGGCAGATCGAAGAACAAAATAAGCAAATGCAATTTCTTGTAGGAGCTTTCTTTACAGGTCTGGGCCTTATTATGCTCATCCTTATTTTCCAGTTCGGAGGAATATCCAAACCGGCCATTATTATGACGGCTATTTTCTTGAGTTTTATCGGAGTTTTTGGAGGATTGATGCTAACGGGATGGCCTTTCGTAATTATGATGACCATGATGGGTATAATTGCTCTCGCGGGAATTGTTGTAAACAACGGTGTAGTCTTGTTAGACTATACCCAAATTTTAATCGACCGGAAAAAAGTAAAGCTGGGAATCGATGAATATAATCTGTTACCACTGGAAGATGTAACCGAGGCCATCGTAAAAGGCGGGAAAGCCAGGCTTAGGCCGGTAATCCTTACAGCAGTAACTACTGTTTTAGGCCTTATACCACTTGCGGTGGGATTAAACATCGACTTCTTCTCCTTGTTTTCTACCGGTGATCCCAGGATCTACGTGGGAGGTGACAATGTTATCTTTTGGGGACCTTTGGCATGGACGGTAATCTTTGGTCTTATCATAGCTACCTTCTTAACCCTGATCATTGTCCCGGTATTGTTTAATATCACCTATCGAATCAAATTGTTTTTCCGTAAAGACAAGGTTGTGAATCTCAATAAAATAGAGACCGATGTTGCAGCCTGA
- a CDS encoding SusC/RagA family TonB-linked outer membrane protein, protein MKQKSLGKTFLWLFLALPLLGFSQGTVSGNITDSNYGDPLAGVNVVVKGTSQGAISDFDGNYSISVDSFPTTLVFSSLGYETKELTVEGPTTLNVTLNESATGLDEVVVTGLGTSIKRSNLANAVATVSNQELVGTTAQTTLDGALYGKLTGVNITSSSGAPGGGFALRLRGISSINGNNQPLYIVDGVYVNNAEIPSGLRFASGANRGNEENSANRIADLDPNDIQNIEVLKGASAAAIYGTRANAGVVIITTKRGSQGKTEVKFSQDTGFNTIINKLGLRPWTAQSVEDTFGAAEVTLYNQAIANGGLFDYEDIIYGETGLITDTRISASGGDEKTKFYVGASYRDEEGIIKNTGFNRFSLRANVDHTISNTFSFSASSNYVRSSSSRSFTGNENEGGLSYGYTLAFTRPWINLFPDDTGVYPDNPNYSGNPIFVRDQAINEDKNNRFIQGIKLTTNVLNTGDDSVKLIFNGGADFLANETFVYVPETHQAQRGNQNGFIGVGKNNFTNFNYQGIAVWNRNAMGGDLALTSQAGISYLEQQADLIFNQSTQLIPGQTNLSQGSAQAITQTTSTVKEFGYFAQVEGNYQDQLIGTLGYRFDKSTLNGDPNKFYGFPKASLAVNLHNFDFWSDGVFQRLKIRAAYGETGSSGAFGSAFTGLNQVSVGGIGGSSISALKGDPDIEPETSSEFEVGFDAGLFNKVNLEVSYYNRVVSDLLLSRVLPTSTGFGSETTNLADLKNEGVEVGITVNPVQNENFFWSSNINWWFNRSEVTRLDVPAFPQPGAGFGLGLGTFYIEEGKPVTQLAGNVNGVPTQIGNVEPDFQMGFFNNFTIAKQFDVSFLLQWKKGGDNLNLSRLLTDLGGTSPDLDTPEGIARNGSPIAAVRFVEPAGYLRLREAAVYYRLPASALSFFGDAVTGIKLGVSGRNIFTITDYSSYDPETSTNGGAGLSSGIEVTPFPSTKQFYFHLNVNF, encoded by the coding sequence ATGAAACAAAAATCACTTGGAAAGACATTCCTCTGGCTGTTTCTGGCCCTGCCCTTATTAGGGTTTTCCCAGGGAACGGTAAGCGGGAATATTACAGATTCCAATTACGGAGACCCTCTTGCGGGGGTAAATGTCGTAGTTAAAGGTACTTCTCAGGGAGCTATTTCTGACTTCGACGGGAACTATTCGATCAGCGTAGATAGCTTTCCTACTACCCTGGTTTTCTCATCGCTTGGTTACGAGACGAAGGAATTGACAGTAGAAGGGCCTACAACCTTGAATGTGACCTTAAACGAATCGGCGACCGGTTTGGACGAGGTGGTAGTTACAGGTCTAGGAACTTCCATTAAAAGAAGTAACCTTGCCAATGCTGTGGCTACAGTGTCTAACCAAGAACTCGTGGGGACTACAGCACAAACTACCCTGGACGGAGCACTTTACGGTAAACTGACAGGGGTAAATATTACCTCCTCATCGGGAGCTCCCGGAGGTGGTTTTGCTTTGCGATTAAGGGGGATCTCTTCCATAAATGGAAACAACCAGCCCCTTTATATTGTGGACGGAGTCTATGTAAACAATGCTGAAATTCCTTCCGGACTGCGGTTCGCCTCAGGGGCTAACCGGGGAAATGAGGAAAACTCGGCCAACCGAATTGCCGATTTGGATCCGAATGACATTCAGAACATTGAAGTATTGAAAGGTGCCTCTGCGGCCGCCATTTACGGTACACGGGCGAACGCCGGGGTTGTTATTATTACGACCAAAAGGGGTAGCCAGGGCAAGACTGAGGTAAAATTCAGTCAGGACACCGGGTTCAATACCATTATAAATAAACTGGGACTCAGACCATGGACGGCCCAAAGTGTTGAAGATACATTCGGTGCTGCTGAGGTCACTTTGTACAACCAGGCCATTGCTAACGGAGGTCTTTTTGACTACGAAGACATTATCTACGGTGAAACCGGATTAATTACCGATACTCGAATAAGTGCGAGTGGGGGTGATGAAAAAACCAAGTTCTATGTAGGGGCTTCTTACAGGGACGAAGAAGGGATCATCAAGAATACCGGCTTCAATCGTTTTTCTCTGAGAGCTAATGTTGACCATACAATTTCAAATACTTTTAGCTTTTCTGCTTCTTCTAATTATGTGAGGAGTAGTTCAAGCAGGAGTTTTACAGGTAATGAAAACGAAGGAGGTCTTAGTTACGGGTACACCCTGGCTTTTACCAGGCCTTGGATCAATTTATTTCCTGATGATACCGGAGTTTACCCTGATAACCCGAACTATTCGGGAAATCCCATTTTTGTCAGGGACCAAGCGATAAATGAGGATAAGAATAACCGTTTTATTCAGGGAATCAAACTCACCACAAATGTTTTAAATACTGGTGATGACTCTGTAAAACTGATCTTTAACGGAGGGGCAGACTTCCTCGCCAATGAGACCTTTGTATACGTGCCCGAAACACACCAGGCACAAAGGGGAAATCAGAACGGATTTATCGGAGTAGGAAAGAATAACTTTACCAACTTCAACTATCAGGGTATTGCGGTTTGGAATCGCAATGCGATGGGAGGCGATCTCGCACTAACTTCCCAGGCAGGTATCTCCTACCTGGAACAACAAGCAGATCTGATCTTTAATCAGTCAACACAATTGATTCCCGGTCAGACCAACTTAAGTCAGGGTTCAGCTCAGGCTATCACCCAAACCACTTCCACGGTTAAGGAATTTGGATATTTTGCTCAGGTTGAAGGAAATTACCAGGACCAGTTGATCGGTACCTTAGGGTATAGGTTTGACAAGTCGACTCTCAACGGAGATCCCAACAAGTTCTACGGTTTTCCAAAGGCATCGCTGGCTGTGAACCTGCATAATTTTGATTTCTGGTCGGATGGAGTTTTCCAAAGGCTAAAAATTAGAGCAGCGTATGGTGAAACAGGATCTTCAGGAGCCTTTGGTTCTGCATTCACAGGGCTAAATCAGGTTTCAGTTGGTGGCATAGGAGGTTCTTCTATTTCTGCATTAAAAGGCGATCCGGATATAGAACCAGAAACTTCCTCAGAATTTGAGGTAGGTTTTGACGCCGGACTCTTTAATAAAGTGAATTTGGAAGTTTCCTATTACAACAGGGTTGTAAGTGACCTTCTGTTAAGTAGGGTACTGCCCACTTCCACAGGCTTTGGTTCGGAAACAACCAATCTTGCTGATCTTAAGAACGAAGGGGTAGAAGTAGGTATTACGGTTAACCCTGTTCAGAATGAGAATTTCTTCTGGAGTTCAAATATCAACTGGTGGTTTAACCGATCTGAGGTGACAAGGTTAGACGTTCCTGCATTTCCTCAGCCCGGAGCTGGTTTTGGCCTGGGTCTCGGGACATTCTACATTGAAGAAGGAAAGCCGGTTACTCAGTTGGCTGGTAATGTAAATGGAGTGCCTACACAAATTGGAAATGTTGAACCCGACTTTCAGATGGGCTTTTTCAACAACTTTACCATTGCCAAACAGTTTGACGTATCCTTCCTGCTACAATGGAAAAAAGGTGGGGATAACCTCAACTTGTCCAGACTGCTTACGGATCTGGGAGGTACCTCACCAGACCTTGATACCCCTGAAGGAATAGCTCGAAATGGTTCACCAATTGCTGCGGTGAGATTTGTTGAGCCTGCAGGATATTTGAGGCTTAGAGAAGCGGCTGTTTATTACAGACTTCCCGCTAGCGCACTGAGCTTTTTCGGGGATGCCGTAACAGGAATAAAGCTGGGAGTATCGGGTAGAAACATTTTCACCATAACAGATTACAGTAGCTACGATCCGGAAACTTCCACAAATGGAGGTGCCGGCTTGTCTTCAGGGATAGAGGTTACACCATTCCCAAGTACCAAGCAGTTTTACTTTCACTTAAATGTTAACTTCTAA
- a CDS encoding efflux RND transporter periplasmic adaptor subunit → MKTSIPILTLFILLLSCGEGQNESLDALISNGDLEQIRSKKLSLSEELKKLNEQVSTLDSVIAVLDADSRLPLVNTFEVNPQNFEHYLELQGNVATKQNVLIYPEMAGSLERVFVTEGDKVTKGQILGRIDDGGMASQLQQLKAQAALAETTYERQKRLWEQNIGSEIQYLQAKTSYEAITNNVEQVERQLGKSALRAPFSGIIDDVIKDQGTVVSPGPGSEVFRIVNLSNMYITVDVPETYVGSISEGTKAQVYFPVLGDSVQTKIRQAGNFINPNNRSFSVEIPVSNAKGRIKPNLSARVMINDYSNAYALLVPQSVISENAEGDQYVFIADNLDSEMKGTAKKRVVTTGKTQGRYVEILNGLQQGDLIIQEGRGV, encoded by the coding sequence ATGAAAACTAGTATTCCAATCCTCACTCTTTTTATACTACTCCTGTCATGCGGGGAGGGTCAGAATGAATCTCTCGACGCACTCATCAGCAATGGAGATTTGGAGCAGATCAGATCGAAAAAATTGAGCCTTAGCGAGGAGTTGAAAAAGCTGAATGAACAGGTGAGTACCCTGGACTCAGTGATTGCAGTCCTCGATGCAGACAGCAGGTTACCCCTGGTGAACACTTTTGAGGTCAACCCCCAAAATTTTGAACATTATCTGGAATTGCAGGGAAATGTGGCGACTAAGCAAAACGTCTTGATTTACCCTGAGATGGCCGGAAGTCTTGAAAGGGTCTTTGTCACCGAAGGTGACAAGGTCACTAAAGGCCAAATACTAGGAAGGATTGACGATGGCGGAATGGCCAGTCAACTACAGCAATTAAAGGCACAGGCGGCCTTAGCCGAGACTACTTACGAACGTCAGAAAAGACTTTGGGAGCAAAATATCGGTTCTGAAATTCAATATTTGCAGGCAAAAACCTCCTACGAGGCCATTACAAATAACGTAGAGCAAGTGGAACGGCAATTGGGCAAATCTGCCCTTAGAGCTCCATTTAGCGGGATCATTGATGACGTGATCAAAGATCAGGGAACAGTGGTTTCCCCCGGGCCCGGTTCTGAGGTTTTCAGAATTGTGAACCTCAGTAATATGTACATCACCGTAGATGTGCCTGAAACTTACGTAGGCAGTATTTCAGAAGGAACCAAAGCGCAGGTTTATTTCCCAGTCTTAGGAGATTCTGTTCAGACCAAAATTAGACAGGCCGGGAATTTTATAAATCCCAACAACCGATCCTTTAGTGTTGAAATCCCCGTTTCAAATGCAAAAGGAAGGATTAAACCTAATTTAAGTGCCCGTGTGATGATCAATGATTACAGCAATGCCTATGCATTACTAGTACCTCAGAGTGTTATCTCTGAAAATGCAGAAGGAGACCAGTATGTCTTTATAGCAGATAATCTTGATTCAGAAATGAAGGGGACGGCTAAAAAAAGAGTGGTTACCACAGGGAAAACTCAGGGCCGATATGTAGAGATCCTGAACGGATTGCAGCAAGGTGATCTGATTATCCAGGAGGGGCGAGGAGTGTAA